The DNA region AGTCAATACATCCTTGAAGTGCTTAAAAAAGATATGCGTAAGAAAGGTTTAAGTGAAAACGAGTTTACAGTCTTAGAGTTACTATATAATCGTGGTCAACAACCCATCCAACAAATTGGTAAACGGATCCTGATTCCATCATCAAGCTTAACTTATGTGATTGATCGCTTAGAGGATAAGGGTTTTGTTGAACGTACGCATAATCCTGAAGACCGTCGAGTGATCTATGCTAAAATCACAAAACTAGGCCGCGAGAAAATGGCAGAAGTTTTCCCTGGACATAGTCAATTAATCGCTGATATGTTCCAAGAATTTAGCGCTGAAGATGTAGAAACGTTTATTCATTTAACCAAAAAACTAGGCTTTACAGCCCAAAAAATGCTAGAAAAATAAGAGGTGTGAAAAAAGTCGTTAAGACTAAACGTGCTGGACCAAAAGCCGAACAATTACTTGTGAGTATTTGGCGTATATTGGGAAGCATCGGAAGAGTTTGACTTTTCTAACCTGATATTAGAACTAATAGGATTTTATATGGAGAAGTTTATCTATGTGATAGCTTCTCCTTTTTTTCTCGTCATCGATTATTGGTAAGCTTGGCCAAGATTTTCACATGTTGAAAAGTGTACGAATATGATATGATTATACAGAATGATTGGGGTGTTGATATGAAGGAAATAATTCATTTTTATCATACAAATGACTGGCATTCTCACCTGGAGAACTGGCCAAAATTTTTACGTTATTATCAAACACAAGCGGATAAACATCGAAGTGAAGGCGAAGCCCATTTTCTTTTTGATATAGGTGATGCAGTTGATCGCCAACATCCTTTAACAGAAGCTAGTCAGGGGCAAAATATGATAATCTTGATGAATGAAATTGGGGTAGATGTTGCGACAATTGGCAACAACGAAGGGATTGGAAGTCAGCATGATATCCTAGACAACCTGTATGAACAGGCTGATTTTCCGGTTGTTTTAGGCAATATTTTCGATAAAGAAAGTGGCCTACCACCCAAATATACCCAAGACTACACCATGATTCAAACCAATCAGGGCAGTCGGTTTGCGGTATTTGGCATGACGGCCCCATTCGAAATTTCTTATAGCGTAGTTGGCTGGGCCCCGATTGATCCACTCTTGAGCATCGCACGTGTATTAAAGGACATCAAGGCAAATGAAACTTTTGATGGTATTCTGCTACTGAGTCATCTCGGTTTACCAGCAGACCGCCAAATCGCTGAGCAATTTCCAGAAATCTTGGCTATTTTCGGTGCCCACACCCACCACGTTTTACCAAAAGGCGAGTGGGTCGGCCACACACTATTAACTGGTGGCGGTAAATACGGGCAATTTATGGGCCATCTAACCCTTGAAATTAATAAAGATGAAGGGCATTTATATACCCCTGGCAAAATGGCAACAGATGCGCAACAAGCTAACCCGATTATCGATTATGCACGCTATTTCAAATTGCACGAAGAATTGATCGCTTCTGACCGCATTTCTGCCTACGATGAAGACTATAACAAGGTAAATAGGTGGTTAGAAGAGGGCGAAAGCCAATTGAAAAACCAAATCGTTGGCCAATTACCTATCACTTTAACAGCGGATGAGAATCATTTTTCACTCTTACAATACGACACCTTATTGGCCATGAAAGCAGCCAGTGGTGCAGATATTGCTATGATTAATTCGGGCTTATTTCTACAAGGATTGCCTGCTGGGCCAGTATCCAAATATGATTTGCATAAGGCACTACCACATCCTATTCGCTTTATGGTGGTCGAGTGTACAGTTTCAGAATATTTGGATCAAATATACCCGCAAATTACAACGCTCAGACCGGATTTACAAGCTATGCCGATTAAAGGATCTGGATTCAGAGGGCGAATTTTTGGGCAATTAATGGTCTTAGACAATGTAAAATTAGACCAGCTTGCACCAGATCAACCTTTGAAAATCATTACAATTGACCACCTATTGTATTTGCCTTTTTTCACGGAACTAATCAATAAAAAACATTATTTATGGGGACAACCCTTTATACGAGAACTCATTGCGGATAAGATTCAGCAAGCCAGTAGTCGCGATGAATAGCTATATGCATTCATAGGCGCATAAGGCGTAAGGAGGTATGACATGTTAAGTCGTAAGAAACAAGAAGAATTAAGAGAACAACGGGCGAGTTTAAATTATCCCGTTGCGCAAATTAAACGTACGAGTCAAGAGACCTTAGAAATTAACGGGCAATCATTTGTGCTTGTAGATAATTACCGGGATGCTTTAGATATTGAAGCGTTGGCTGACCGGTATATGGATATTTTAGATATTTATGACTTTGTCGTGGGAGACTGGTCTTATGAACAATTACGGTTGAAGGGCTTCTTTGCTGATGATGCAAAAATTGGCTCATTAGAGCAAAAAATCAAGCATTTACCTGATTACTTACTAGAATATGGGAGTTTTGGGGCCGCTTATTTTGTGCTATTGCATGAACGTACTGGAGAAGAAATTCAAAAACGAAACGAAGCCTTTTGGACTCAACAAAAACACCAAAACCAAGAATCTTCAAGAAGTAAACAAAATAAAAACCAATCACAAAGGTCAGCGAGTCGGAAATCTTACCAAGGGAACAAAGCAGACAACCGACATAAATCGTCTGGGCCAAACCAAAATAAAGAGAAACACAAACAGCGACGGTCAAACAAGAAGCTTGAAAGTACTAAAGGGCCATCTTTCTCAATCTCACAAAATAAAGAGTCGAATAAAAATACCCAAAAACAAAAACCTGTGAAGCGAAAAGTCGTCACTAAACGTCAACATTCTTTTAGTATCAAGGAAAAGGGGGATAAAGCATAGATGGATCTACAAGATAAGGTTTTCTTAATTGATTTAGATGGTACTATGTACCGCGGCGGTCAACCGATAGCGGGTGCGAAGGACTTTATTGAGCGCTTGATTGGAGATAATATCCCATTTATGTTTGTGACCAACAATGCCATGCGTAAACACCAGGCAGCAGCAGATAATTTAAATAAAATTACGGGCTTAAATGTTGAGGGTAAACATTTCTACACCTCAGTGGATACTTTGCGCTTTATCCTTGCTGAAGATTTAACATCTGGCAAGCTGACAAAAGAAACAGGCAAAGCCTATGTCATCGGAATGGATTACTTAAAAGATGAAGTAGTGGACGCAGGATTTGAATTGACTCAAAACGTCGACCAGGACCCGTGCGATGTGGTGATCGTTGGCCTTGACCAAGAAGTGACGTATCCACAATTCATTGAAGCCTCGATTGCAGTTCAAAGAGGGGCTGCTTTCTATCTCACCAACCCAGATGTACAATTCCCTTCAAGCCGAGGATTTGTGCCCGGTGCTGGTGCCATAGGTCAAGTAATCACTGCCGCCACACGGGTTCACCCAATAGTTTGCGGAAAACCAAATGCCTTAATTATTGAAGGTGCCTTAGCCAAGATGGGCTATAGCAAAGACCAAGCCGTATTTTTAGGTGACAACTTAATGACAGATATATCAGCAGCAGAAAATGCTGGTATTGATTCGATATTTATTGAAACAGGGGTACATACAAGAGATCATCTAGAAGAATTTGGCGTGATGCCAACATTGGTGGTGGAAAATTATGAAGCACTATTATCGACATGGTAGTCGACATTTAAATAAAATACGATTATGGATAGAGATTCTTGCCTTATTGATATTTTTTATTACATTGGCTATCACAGTTACCATCGCCAATGTCCCCTTATTCATGGGGTCCCTGTGGTTTTCAAAATCTTTTGAAACCGTCGATTTATCCTTTTGGACAGTTGTTGACAACTACTTACAACTGCTAGCCTATCTGAATTTTCCTTGGATAGATACCTTATCTATGTCAGACTTTCCAACCTCATCTTCAGCAGCCTTTCATTTTATGGAAGTGAAGCACTTATTTTATTTAAATTATGGTGTGATGGCGATTTCTGCCCTAATTGGCTTCTGTTCCTTACATAAATTGAAAGTTACCCACAATTTGTGGCGCCTATACTGGCCCTTCAAGAAACTGAGATGGCTTCCAATCATTGTAATCATCTTACTCGTTTTTAATTTCAACACTATTTTTATTGCATTTCATGAAATAGCCTTTAATAACGACGCCTGGTTATTTAACCCAGCCACAGATCCTATTATTCTCGTACTCCATGAATCCTTCTTCTTATTATGCTTTGTTTCTGTCTTTTTGATCTTGCAACTCGCTATTGAATGGGTTTATCGTATCGGGAAAAAGGACTTCAACCGTCAAATCTTAGGTATATAAAAACCAACCCAAAAGAGGCTGTAACAAGCACTTTTGGGCTGGTTTTTTTG from Aerococcus urinaeequi includes:
- a CDS encoding MarR family winged helix-turn-helix transcriptional regulator; this encodes MPAEHDGTQTAESLHALRVHLKGSQYILEVLKKDMRKKGLSENEFTVLELLYNRGQQPIQQIGKRILIPSSSLTYVIDRLEDKGFVERTHNPEDRRVIYAKITKLGREKMAEVFPGHSQLIADMFQEFSAEDVETFIHLTKKLGFTAQKMLEK
- a CDS encoding HAD-IIA family hydrolase — protein: MDLQDKVFLIDLDGTMYRGGQPIAGAKDFIERLIGDNIPFMFVTNNAMRKHQAAADNLNKITGLNVEGKHFYTSVDTLRFILAEDLTSGKLTKETGKAYVIGMDYLKDEVVDAGFELTQNVDQDPCDVVIVGLDQEVTYPQFIEASIAVQRGAAFYLTNPDVQFPSSRGFVPGAGAIGQVITAATRVHPIVCGKPNALIIEGALAKMGYSKDQAVFLGDNLMTDISAAENAGIDSIFIETGVHTRDHLEEFGVMPTLVVENYEALLSTW
- a CDS encoding bifunctional metallophosphatase/5'-nucleotidase gives rise to the protein MKEIIHFYHTNDWHSHLENWPKFLRYYQTQADKHRSEGEAHFLFDIGDAVDRQHPLTEASQGQNMIILMNEIGVDVATIGNNEGIGSQHDILDNLYEQADFPVVLGNIFDKESGLPPKYTQDYTMIQTNQGSRFAVFGMTAPFEISYSVVGWAPIDPLLSIARVLKDIKANETFDGILLLSHLGLPADRQIAEQFPEILAIFGAHTHHVLPKGEWVGHTLLTGGGKYGQFMGHLTLEINKDEGHLYTPGKMATDAQQANPIIDYARYFKLHEELIASDRISAYDEDYNKVNRWLEEGESQLKNQIVGQLPITLTADENHFSLLQYDTLLAMKAASGADIAMINSGLFLQGLPAGPVSKYDLHKALPHPIRFMVVECTVSEYLDQIYPQITTLRPDLQAMPIKGSGFRGRIFGQLMVLDNVKLDQLAPDQPLKIITIDHLLYLPFFTELINKKHYLWGQPFIRELIADKIQQASSRDE
- a CDS encoding TIGR01906 family membrane protein, encoding MKHYYRHGSRHLNKIRLWIEILALLIFFITLAITVTIANVPLFMGSLWFSKSFETVDLSFWTVVDNYLQLLAYLNFPWIDTLSMSDFPTSSSAAFHFMEVKHLFYLNYGVMAISALIGFCSLHKLKVTHNLWRLYWPFKKLRWLPIIVIILLVFNFNTIFIAFHEIAFNNDAWLFNPATDPIILVLHESFFLLCFVSVFLILQLAIEWVYRIGKKDFNRQILGI
- a CDS encoding YutD family protein, with translation MLSRKKQEELREQRASLNYPVAQIKRTSQETLEINGQSFVLVDNYRDALDIEALADRYMDILDIYDFVVGDWSYEQLRLKGFFADDAKIGSLEQKIKHLPDYLLEYGSFGAAYFVLLHERTGEEIQKRNEAFWTQQKHQNQESSRSKQNKNQSQRSASRKSYQGNKADNRHKSSGPNQNKEKHKQRRSNKKLESTKGPSFSISQNKESNKNTQKQKPVKRKVVTKRQHSFSIKEKGDKA